gcattcatccagcgtgttagttgtacgatcgatccgtggagcgaatatagattcggattataatttgttgcagcaaaggttcgcacccgtttgaacatggcgaggaaagtacgatctgacactgcacagaagctggatattgaaaagctgcaaacacaacaaatggcagcggcattcTCCAATCGACTGACCttactgcttgatgaaagcactccttgttctgaTGATagaatggcgcagtggcaaactattgcccactccatggaaaatgccgcgaaatccgtacttgggtaccggaagcctcctccaagaaacccatggtatgaccaagagtgtcgagagcAACCcttcaatcagtagcaacgcgccagatgaaggagaggtatcgggagaaaaggagagaggagaaacgtctattccgcagaacgaaaaaggaaatggaaagacatgagtgtgagcaaattgagatgtacaggagtcagaatgaagtccggaaattcttcaAAAgaataaacatcaaaccgatggcttcggTGCAGGCACATCTGTTAACttacacagataacatgctgaggatatggaaagaacattttacccaactgctagtgtccgacgtttgCGGTGAAGATGATACCGTAGAaccgaagggcggcattctgacagatctgaatataatTCCACTGCATGTCATAGAGCTgatgagaccacactggcgttgcataacttaccacagaccggcctgTTGCTTTGTAAGTGGTCAACAAGgattctttgtcagcacccggTTCGTGCTGTCTCTGAATTATATTTCagaacgttgttgttgttgtagccacatgtttatatgtggaggtggcgatcctcgtctagaTTCTACAGGTGAGCtagctcgttctggtccaaatGAACATGCTACAATGTAATTCGATTTTTGACCAATTTGCACGGAAGTTAGTTAGTTAtaccatattcaattaaaaaattaattaattcaattcGTTTTTTAAATCACAGTCCTGATAGAATATGttgtaattttcaatttaaaaattaattggttcAAGCTTATATAATGAGATTACAATACAACTACTcttcatcgaaaaaaaaattttaaattaaattataataagtaaatgcaaaaaacaaaaactgtacGTATGTACTATTATGTTTGATTTCAGTTTATGTAGAAAAAAGGCTTTATACGACGTTCTCACcaattttataaaagaaaataatttattttttttgcattaaaaaatatgttcttGGATTAAATTTCCGATAAAATGTGTAACAGTgctttataaaatatttctgtTGAGTGTCTTCTTCACCAACTCCTTCAGCAGCtcatgaaaaaatttaagttaccaGTCAATATTCTGACGAAAATATCAATCAATTTACGTACCCTGTCCGCATCGTTCTAATTTTCCGAACGTTGGAACTTTGGTTCATTACAAGTGAATCTTGTGAtgcctaaaaaaatatattaaaaaaattaattaattttggtAATTAActctcaattttttaaaattatttaccaTTTTGCTGTTCACgcactgaaaattttcatactcGTGTCAAATTTACTGGGTTGACACCAAGGCGAATTTAACAagttggtctcacgcgaacagctaaACAGCCGAAATCAACAATATAACCTTGTGGGAATGGGGGTAGAAATTTCCACTTTTCTGTCAACTTATGTACActggaaaattgaaatttaagtttttatttgcattgtcATGTGCAGCAGCCaacaaattaagaaatttgtgatTACAAaggtaaaaattatataaaaagcaataaaaaggtgaaaaacaaacaaaatgttaaaaaaaaaatttttaaatctaaACAAACTATTTGACATAAGATTGTATATGGATAtaaaggttggtactatattcggtttacGCGGtgaaactctatataaaaaaattagcgAAATAAACAAACTATTTGACATAAGattgtatttggatataaaggttggtactatattcggtttacGCGGtgaaactctatataaaaaattagcgaaaatattgatgaaaagagttcttttccctataccttgttttttcatctagggacGCCCAAAAGAGAGCACAACTACAGTCGCTGCGCAGCAAGTCGTTTTCCTACATATAATAAACGCGAAAACTTCTAATTATAATTAAGTTTttgttagttgttgttgttgtagcagtgtgttgtacactgaggcggcagcccttgccgatgaaggacttcatagggtcaatccggtacgtacaaccggctgccttgggattgagTTTTTGTTAGTGTTAGGGATATGTATGTAGTGTGTATATAAAtatacttctaaaataaataaaacctaTTTCTTTCGTTGAAATTACAACAAACattgaaaaatggcgcgaaattttaacatacacaaaatcagagttgcattaatcactaattttgacagatagtgcactcagtattttgttgttgggcaactgccactacctgtaaatgaatatacaatATTTTGCTATTGACATCGTTATAGAAAAATCACAAAACGGCGGCGCCATCTTTTCAATAAACTACAAACAAAACTGTACTTTTGTCCACTATTGTTAAATAACAACCTTTGAGAATCCCATTGCCAATGataataaacaataattttacATACTTTATGCCAAGTAAGTTCTTTAAATTTAGTGATGTCTGCGCACAATGTAGGCGGCTAAGTATGCCGCACGCAAGTTGTTTACCAAAACGTAAATGAATTTACAATTACTGACATGCGACTTTGCTCaatgaaacgtcaaaatttgctgTGTCGAAAATCATTTCAATAAACTACAAACACAAAACTGTACTTTTGTCCATCATTTAAAAGTACAGTTTTGTGTTTGTAGTTTATTCAAATGATGGCGCCGCTGTTTTGTGATTTTTCTACAACGGCGTCAATAGAAAaacatattcatttacaggtggtGGCAGttgaccaacaacaaaatattgagtgcactatctgtcaaaattagtgattaatgcaactctgattttatttatgttaaaatttcgcgccatttttcaatGTTTGTGTAAGGTTTTTAACTAtagtacacacacgcacaccaaAACTCGTTTACAGATGTGCACTTCGctggaaaaaattgtactcagctgtttacggtacagtACCTGATAATTATATCATGAGTATGAGGGCGGATTTCTCGTAGAAAAAATAAAGTTCGTGTTAACTAACTGGAACATTAATTTATTGTGGGATCGTTGGGATTAACCTCCTTTtagtaaatttggttttatcgTAGACTTTTATGGtaatttagaagatatggcaaaGAGAGAGAAGATGATAACaatgagaatgcaaacaaaaattcgcacatcttaatactgtcaaaccgggccggctgttaacagctgttcgcgtgagaacacctttttaaatccgccttgagtgTTCGCATAGTCAAAACTTGCACAAACAACACAAATTACCAATGTGACGTTGTTAAACATATGGTGGAAAAACTACCCATATGTctgttttttgtaaaaaatatatttttaagtatttctaCAATAAGGGAATCAATGTTTTGTGAAAACGTTCCACAGTTTTTTACGAATAAGAGGCagtgtcattagcacaacaacaaaatacaaatataaaacacatttaaagAAGATAAGTCGTAaaactaagtttttttttctaaatccactttgacatttcaatttacggcatttgccactcaaggtagttttattgggggtagatttttgttgttgtgctaatgacgctaaGTGTTTCaaatagtaacctaaaaaacaTGCGTTTTCACCAGTGAacaacgaatatagtaccagcctatACCCTGTATGAGGGGTATATTCCGTACTTTACCACACGGTTCGCAATAATTACTTTGATTATACTGTCGTTTGTATTTTTATGCGGCTTTCATTCTGAGTGCAGTTGTAATAAATACGACGTATTTAAAaggtctttttttttcaaaaacaaagaataaataaaaatgtcgtACTTGCTGACAGAAATTGCTTTGGAAATGCTTGGTTACAAATTCTACGATATTTATGGAGTTCCAGACGATATTAataatttccaaaatgttgcagcTTCTGATCGCAGTGCGAATGATGCAACCTCCATTGAACCACACTTATCCACACTACTAGGTTTAGATCCAAAAAGCTCAAAACGAAACCATACGAATCCAATGTTAATTAATTTGCCAGATGGAGTGACAAAGTTAATGGATGCTGAATATAACAAAGTCAGACAACAACTTGTACGCAAAAAGCTATCTCTAACTGGAGAATATCCGGATCCAAAAACCATTCAAACAACAATACAAATTTTGATAGAGTCTGAACACGAAAAACTTTTAGCAGAACAACAGCTTTTGCAAAGATTTCGAAGAATTGTAGAGGAAAACTTAATGAACATGAATACGGTTtcgtttgaaaaatatttggaggGCTTTAAAAGTACCAGTTCCACATCTAAAAGTCTAGCATCAGAAGTTATGAATTAATACTCAAACCAATAAGAAATTACTCTACAAATAATCTCTCAAACGGGAGAATTACTTTTCTTTATATTAATGGTATATACACAAATACtgaaatgaatttaatttaatttagttatttattttttatatgtattcAGAACATATTCAGTTAATATAAGTTTATTCACAAGGAACTAAAAGAGCTCTATAAACCGAAAATaggtaaaatttctttttttcgtaTTTACAAACACATAATAGACCCCGGCACGGTATAAATATGAGCACCacgcaggctggaactttgagctccgatctgtgtggtgttcaatgATATCACATGAAGCAAAGCTGCgggcgttcacaggttgcggatagtggaaggctccatacggagtaggtgCAATTGCAGCCGCGGACAATCAGGTCCATATATACTGAGTggctatgatgcttgatatgaaaaggcgagttattgacgcctttaaatagccagtGGCCATCATATTCTCGCGGCGATCGCCACCTCCTCATATAGACATAATAGCCTATTTTTCCtttaataaaccaattttaaaattGAGAAAGTTATTGGCTTAACCCTTGTTTAACACCATAATAAAATGATATTTCTCAATTTTACGAGCATAAACCTATATGAATGAATTCGAAAAAAGTAGAATGGAGCAAAGTTTGGCCAGACCAAATTATGGTGATTCAATCCAGCTGGAGCATTGAGGTcctatctgtgtggtgttcattgctgtcacgagaagcttatctgtgagctaccgggcgcgtccacaggttgcggatattggaaTGCTCCGTTAtcataccaaaagctatactgacctccttctgacttcctttcagtaatagcctcgtcctcttacgatcctgttcaccccataggattttcgcagtcctaccgactgttccattgttccacagtgttcgtCGCCTACGCCCTTATCTTGTACTGCGTCGTCTAGAAAGTCTTCggtttaaccaaatttattgacggcagtcctttggccttcactgccaaatcgtctgccttttcattctctcttactccattatggccccgcaaccaaacgatgcgtattGTGCGATGGACGGCGTTTTTCTCCTTCTAACTTTGCAAGACCGTTCGTAACCTTTCGGTCCTGgtcgttattgcccttatggtcattttactgttagtaaagatgttcacactccttgcgttagcaccacaccaactcgtgatcgcctggatctcatcctgcaggaccgtattatggtcaggcagtctaaaacaaatatcagtccctgggttcttaatgtagaccccaggtccattctgtcctcttgctttgatTGATCCGTGTAacaagatcttccagatggcaatactaggtttccGTTAGTTcaagactgtgctgctggcagcagtgcctcgcactcgacctcaagtatcgtctcaggtatccgaacggaaatctctttccttccttccgggtttcctatcgtcgcctcaattataccccGATGGTATGAGCCGTTccaatcctcaatccattctcccatttccttaagtctcatagcctcaatgggtcggatatctagaataatgtTTTTGATGTGGAATGTCCTTggaatttgtactatttccattttcacagctttcgagtatttgagcaggtttttacgcactcaaattgtattaaaacattttatttatttgtttaacaaatattttataatgacgTCAATATTataagtacaaagctcaacaaccaACCAATAAcggattggtattaaaacgtgtaccagttcggtaataaggctagtactaaacggtactaatcattttatgtttcatccataccatctggtattgtttttgtaccatacggagttgctttactatcaataccgtattgTATGAAAAGAGCACGTTTGGtgtcaacttttctctgggtgtggtacgttaaattggctcacctttgtcttcctagtgaacaagcagatttcggTATTTTCTGTGTTGACATTGAGACCTTTCTACCCTCCTGCATAGCTGGACattgtctgcatagcagacggtctcaaatctctcctcagtcaccacccgtaataggtcatttatggtggtcacccaatggagtggcgataaaatgccccactATGACGTGTCCTGtgctactttctcccttatatttatgtcatgggacccgcaatttatctacctgttccttagcatatggtttttcCAGGTCTGGTCTGAGGactggatcaatgtgtcggtccgcacattgttaaacgctccctcgatgtcaatccAAACCGCCAACGCGTTCgtcttggcattgaaggattcttctattttatgcacaacctcgtgcagtgcAGTCTCCGCCAccattcccttgacataggcatgctgtttgtatttaagaagttcgctggatgtcctactctttatcagggtatcgacaatacgttccatggttttgagtagaaaggaaggAAGGCTTATAAGTCTGTAAGCCTTTGGTGtcgtataacttgccttgtcgggcttgggtataaatacactGATAGGAAAATTATGGTACTTTTCCAATGTCGCCTAGTATTATTTtgacaaagatttttaataccatttggtatcaatttaatgCCAGACAAAGGagactattaagaattgacggcgtcacatttatATTCTTCTATACAGCCAGGGAAAAGTTCATACCAAActtgctcatttcagtaccatacggtattgatagtaaaacaacaccgtatggtacaaagaCAATACCGAATGGTATGCATGAAACattaaatgattagtaccgtttggtactagccttattaccgaactggtactGGTTGTAATACCAATTTATTATTGGTTTTAGAACCAGACCGTtaatggttttagtaccaaaccgttattgattattccaccccctaatgaagcaaaaaaaaaaaaatttaatcttattttatttcaattttttatctttataattataaaaagtaatgttacgatgggaccaacctcaattctttgtattcagcaattgattccatatccattgattcccagaagaggttttcatatgaatacacaaACAACATCGTTTTCCACGCAAGAGACTATCATGTTattgatgtagaatgtccttagaatttgtactatttccatttGCACAGCTTTCGAGTAATTTAACAGGTTTTTatgcactcaaattgtattaaaacattttatttatttgtttaacatatATTTTATAATTGCGTCAATATATtaacaaagctcaacaacacttctgacgcgatgacaagaataacAATGTGaagccgtcaattcttaatagcctcctttgtctggtattgaattgaaaacaaatggtattaaaaatctttgccaatgacgcgaacaaaaaaAGCAGGCACTATTGGCAAAGTGGAGTAATTTTTCTGTCAGTGTACTTCTAAGaacattctacatcaaaaacatgatattCCATTGTGTGGcaaacgatgctgtgttggtgtattcgtatgaaaaccacttctggaaATCGATCCATATCATAAATTGCGGtttacaaagaattgaggtaGGTCACGGTGTAAATAAccgaaataaaattaatttaaaattattttcaatgtttttttttggtttattagggtgtggaataatcaataaccaCCTCGGTAATAAGGCTATTACCAagcggtactaatcattttatgtttaatctataccatacggtattggtTTTTGTAagatacggtgttgctttactatcaatatcgaatggtactgaaatgagaacgattggtatcaacttttctctggtaatcttattgtattccttgagccctgtgtagtacacatcccagTAAATTTCCTCTTTTTTACGACGCGCTCTGTTGTCAAGTCTgcgaacctctttcccaatgttacgATTCTCCGCGGCCATCCAGTGTTGTTCTTGgggtgatttcctttctcgaagagggcaACTATCGTAATCCTGTCCACATTTTCGCCAATACCTTctgaattttggccagttgatTTTCAATTTATTACGAAAAATCTTCGGATTTGGCGCTGGCCGAGGTAGCGACGGTCAGAGGAGTGCTtcttggagaccctccaattctgaacctcatcgaccagattttccgaacatattgtcacctcctccctaatcctgtAAATAAatgtagcggtgttaccaatgtTAAGTGTTATAAGGTTGTaattattcaagaattctgGCAGGTCTttgccccgcttattaatgttggtactaccccacgaaatgtggtgagagttcgcatcgcacttTCCTTTCCatccgttgcagctccgacgtgggtggcggcaAGATagattcatttacaggtagtggtagttgcacaacaacaaaatattgagtgcactatctgtcataATCTgagattagtgcaactctgattttgtgtatgttactagttcgcgccatttcaatgaaactttctattcatggctggtactatgttcgtttttcaccgtcaaaaacccatgtttttCGCGATTCCTTTTTTTGAAACATACGAAAATTTCCATAATAAgatacaaattttgttaaaattttactatAAATATTGACAGAGTgttctactgaatgaaatcaaaaatttttttgttttaatatcttTTATCTAATAAATTTAGCGAATGTAATACCttcctaaagactaaatttcagtgaaattttctctaaaggaaaagaaagaaaacatttttcttaagacaaaatttcaaaatctgaaaaaaaattgttgaactttcaattaaatttgtaatgaagattgaatttcaataaaatttttaaagataaacatttcataattttttttctaaagataagatttttataaaacttttctaaaaacaaaatttttaaataaattcactaaaaataaaattttaataaaatttctcttaagacaaaaaaaatcattgaaaactTAATTTCAATGAGAgtatttttaagacaaaatttcaataaaattttctcgaatttttttttttaaagagaaaattatattgaaaatttatggggacaaaattttaattaaacattttttaaagtcaaaatttaaatgactaactaaattttttctaaagacaaattttatcttaagaagACTGATATGttttctttggagaaatttttgttgaaattttgtctataaaaaaagactaatttaaaaaaaattttttctaaatttgtttttttttttatttctccaaAGAAAACATATCAGTGAAAAAtcctctaaagataaaatttgatccggtccatcaaaaaattattttttagagacaaaatttcaataattttttctaaacgtcaatgaaatgttttcttaatataaaattttgcacatcttgAGTCCcatcaaaatatattttatatacaatacatttcataataaatcattttttatagactaaattaaaaaaatcttaagaTCAATATTTGATCTTTAGAAAActtgtgataaaattttaatcaaatgtttaagattttttgaacaaaatattgttaaaaatttcttcgaaGTTAATATTTTCATGTCAATTAACaaacttttgacaaaattttctctaaagacgtatatttggaaaaaaattacaaaatgtaATATAACAATTTtaggaaaaataattttccGAAGGGGTAGGAAAAACTGTGGCGAAAATTGATAAGTCAAATTcccaaatgttgacaaaaattcGAAGACTTGCTAAATTGGGAAATCTTTTCAAACAGATGacatttctatttattttttccTTTCACGCCTTATCTATCCAGTATTAACATTATGAAAATTACATCAATGCAGGGCAACGTTGTTCTGGATAAGTAAGGTTGaacagagggtgcagatattaatccgaccaatgccactatggacatacacctaagccagtaatcggcttgttgtgcgcactaaaaactataaagtaacctctaaaaagaaaattttaagttaggaattccttacaaaatccttaattgttttcaataccacttaggtggagacacaatactggtattgtgtctccacctaagtgccggtatctgttagacgcgaaagccgggcaaagacaaaggaaatgctccaacgtctcaccatcttccccgcatgccctacacatgctatcacttgcgcaccgattttacatacataagtgagctcgtagtcctgtgtcccgCTTTGATAGCAATAACTATACTGACTGGTGCGGCTGCAAGGGGGCTGTACCTTGAAATagatttataataaaacactcGATTGCGTTATTGAATTGGCCTAATTATGGCTTTGGGAAAATATGTGATTATGTCTCGAGGAGATTGTAACCTGAGGTTGTTTGAGTTGCGTTGAAATTAGCTGAGGGTTAGCTGATGGAATTTTATTATCTACATAtataataaatgagtcttaaaatacgtataaaatacaaaaaagaaaatgccTACTTAATTCGTCCAGGCGGCAAACTATTTCACAATGTCTTGTAAAACGTAGTAGTCATTGACTCACTAATACAAACATTATGTAATCGGTGGTAAACGATCTCGAACAAATACAATTTAAAGAGCAACTTAAATAAATGGAAACGAAAGGAATTAAAACGATTACAACTATCGTCCGATAAGTCGCTCCCTCAGACTTGTAAGTTCACATTAAcgacaataaaataaaacatgtaCATATAAATCAATCCAAATCAGTGGCAATAATCGCAAAAACATACATTGAAATAAATGGGGGCAAAACGAAAATGCTTTCAGTTACTTTCAAATATATGAATTATATGCATAACcctgaactccttcttactttctttcagtaatagcctcgccctctcacgatctggatccccgcaTAGgatttttcgccgtcctaccgaccgtttcgctgtttttCAAGGTTGGGTGGGCATTTATCGCCCACGCCCATCgtggagaaggcgttaatctccttcttacactgcaagactgttcgtggcctttccgtcctagttgttattgccattttactgtccgtaaagatattaaCACTCggctcgcgttagcaccacactacctcacgcatttcgtgatcgcccggttctccgcctgcaggacctattgtggtcaggcagtctaaatcagatctcagttcctgggttttcaatgtagacccccaggcccactctgtcctctagctttgatccatccgtgtaacatgattttccagatgccaatactagggttctgtcaatcctagagtgtgccgctggcagcagtgcctcgcactcggactcaaggttcatctcaggtatccgatcggaaatctctccccttccttccagatttcctatcatcgcctggATTATACTGCgagttctggataaattaccgTTGCAGGCTTATGAAGAATATCTGGTTTGaatggtaaaataaaattaaacccaATTTTTTATGCAATTGAGTGTACAAaccttaataaattttatagacTGCTATACCCACTTATTTCAATTGTTAATTTTACGAATATATTCACTGCTATCCAGATATCTTAGGGTGATTtctattctgaaaaaaaaaattttacacttgTGCgcgacaacattttgcaaatgtcggCCAAACCTCTCacattttgcattttcaatcgaacgTGTTCATATGTTgtcatttcgaccaaataataCCGTAAAAATCGCATCCTCGTCTTCGGATGAAGAACTTTTTAGCAAAACATCTAATCATGCCGTTAGCTAACTTTTTCCATTTCTATACCTTTCTTCTTAATACTTGGCCGCTCCCcgatttcaagtactctgggaagaccaacagtgtcctgtggaggaagacaaagtcggaatagaaacgaaggaagcgcgcatggCCCCTGGGTCTTCATGGAGgaatgtgacttccaaaaggatgccacagctaTCACGGAAAGGGAGGATGATCGCTGAGAAGGGTAAGGGGCCGCCTTCTTACGCCGGAGTGACAAGGAAACACAACACAAATGAGAGTCTcaggtgaggcatttggtaaacgatggggttatcgaacatgtattgaaatctgaaggggtccacccatacgaattatgagctgtgagtatagaggagacatcttaacgctgcgctttgcgtcaatggaatgtattgatacctcggtggaagtatccacactccctgtggcgcaaagctcgaccttgtgaaaAAGATGTTcatcccacagctcacaaaaGCGACGGTCTTCCTCAAGGATGTGGGcggcgaaatcgcgacggaacgcatgatggaagtcttaaacaagcaaaaccaaaatttggagaaatgacaggttttccacagggaggagaaggaggaaagaACTCTCATTGTGGTTGGCCTTATCAAGTCTCCGTGGCAAGTTtgactaagactaaaggcatggcgtattACGGGGCCATGGCAGTCTTCtttaagattgggaagacaaggataggcaaatatcctcatattgagccatcagtcGGTGCTATGGCGGGGCACTCAATAACGCCTAACGGACATGGGGCCGATAACGATATtatcaccgactctctcaatattgggaagactaggataagtaaaGATGCTAATACTTAAACATCcgacagtgcaggggcgagagtcTCCACATAGCCCAACGAACAGGCACTCGATGGcagaaccatcaacgactttctcgagattacGATGGATAAAAATCAGGCTTTGCAGTGACAGAGAATTCAATTCCGCTTAAcgcacagggagccgacgatgtgACCacaacctactcccaagaagcccatttactcgaaatttggaagactagtatacgcaaagatccttatattggaacatcagacagtgcagggaagaaagactcaatacagcctaacgaa
The Stomoxys calcitrans chromosome 3, idStoCalc2.1, whole genome shotgun sequence genome window above contains:
- the LOC106083376 gene encoding uncharacterized protein LOC106083376; the protein is MSYLLTEIALEMLGYKFYDIYGVPDDINNFQNVAASDRSANDATSIEPHLSTLLGLDPKSSKRNHTNPMLINLPDGVTKLMDAEYNKVRQQLVRKKLSLTGEYPDPKTIQTTIQILIESEHEKLLAEQQLLQRFRRIVEENLMNMNTVSFEKYLEGFKSTSSTSKSLASEVMN